The DNA region GTTGAGATTGCCAAGATCAAACTGCCTGACCTCAACTGTTTCGATCTGGATGCCGCAGTGCGCAGTATCGAAGGGACCGCCCGCAGCATGGGCATCGAGGTTGCCTGAAAGACGGCCTAATCGGGAGTAGAACAAGATGGCGAATGGAAAAAAACTCAAGGAAGCAAAAGCCCGAATCGACCGCACTCAGGTTTACGGCCTCGATGAGGCGCTGCGGCTGGTCAAGGAAACCGCCTGGGCCAAGTTTGACGAAACCGTGGATGTGGCGGTGAAGCTCGGCGTCGACCCGCGTAAGGCCGACCAGATGGTGCGCGGCGCCGTCGTGCTGCCCAACGGCCTGGGCAAGGATGTGCGCGTGCTGGTTTTCGCCAAGGGCGAAAAAGTTCAGGAAGCGCGTGACGCCGGTGCCGATTTTGTCGGCGCCGAGGATCTGGTGGCCAAGATACAGGAGGGCTGGTTCGATTTTGATACGGCTATCGCCACTCCGGACATGATGGGACTGGTCGGCAAGATCGGCCGTCTTCTCGGTCCCCGCGGTCTGATGCCCAACCCCAAGGTGGGAACCGTCACCCTGGATGTGGGACGCGCGGTGCGCGAATCCAAGTCGGGCAAGGTTGAATACCGCGTCGAAAAGGCCGGCATCATTCACGCGCCCGTCGGCAAGGTCTCCTTCGACGTGCAGAAGCTCTCTGAAAACGTTCTTTCGCTGGTCGATGCCCTGGTCAAGGCCAAGCCCGCCACCTCCAAGGGCGCTTACCTGCGCAAGATCAGCGTGTCGAGCACCATGGGGCCCGGCGTCAACGTCGATGTCCCCGCCGTGCAGGCTTTGGTTAAGTAAAATTCGTTGGTCCCGTTCGGGACCGGCTCTGAAAGATTTTCACTCGCTCAGGGTCAAAGACAGCAGGGATATTCCCAAGGTGGAATATTTAATGTCGCGTGCGACCCCTGCCGAGGCTTGGAGAGGGTGTGACGGCCTTAGGTTCGTCTCTCCCCCGGCCCTGCGGGACATGCGAAGGCACAAAAGAGCCTTCGTCAACTCTGAAAGAAAGGAGGAGAGACATTGAACCGAAGCAGTAAAGAACAGATGGTTGCCGAACTGGTCGACCAGCTCGCCGGGGCCAAAGCCGCTTTTCTCGCGGATTATCGCGGCCTCAATGTCGAAAAGGTCAACCAGTTGCGCACTGAATTGCGCAAGGCTGGTGCCGAATATCGCGTGGTCAAGAACACCCTGTTGCGGCTCGCCGCCAAGGGAACGACCGTTGAGTGTTTGGATGCCGAGCTTGCCGGTCCGACGGCGCTGACCCTGGTCAGCGGCGACCCCGTCGCGCCCGCCAAGGTGCTGAGCGAATTCGCCAAGAGCAACGACAAGTTTCAGCTCAAGGCCGGCGCCCTTGAAGGCAAGCGCCTGAGCGTCGAGGAGATCAAGGCTCTTGCCGAACTGCCGAGCCGCGAAGTGCTGCTTGGCCGCCTTCTCGGGACGCTCAACGCCCCGGTCGGCAATTTCGTCGGCGTCCTTGCCGCCGTGCCCCGCTCGCTGGTGCAGGCCCTTGCTGCGATTCAGGACAAAAAAGCGGCCTGATTCCAGGCTGCGTGCGTTGACGACAAAGAAACATAACGGAGGATACAGGAACAATGGCTGAGATTACCAAAGAGCAAGTTATTTCGTTCATCGAGAACATGAGCGTTCTGGAGCTGGCCGGTCTGGTGAAGGAACTCGAGGAAAAATTCGGCGTGTCCGCCGCCGCTCCCGTGGCCGTCGCCGCGGCTCCCGCCGCCGCTGCCGCCCCGGTGGAAGAGAAGGATGAATTCGACGTGATTCTCGCCTCTGCCGGCGACAAGAAAATCAACGTCATCAAGGTTGTGCGCGCCATCACCGGACTTGGCCTCAAGGAAGCCAAGGATCTGGTGGAGGGGGCCCCCCAGCCGGTCAAGCAGGGCGTGTCCAAGAACGAAGCTGCCGATCTCAAGAAGCAGCTTGAGGAATCCGGCGCCACTGTCGAACTCAAGTAGTTCCCGCTTTTCTGCATAAAGCAGGCCAAAGCCAAGGTCGCCTCGTGCGGCCTTGGCTGTTCTACTTTCGTCACTCAAAGGAGAAAACATGGCTTATTCCATCGCGAATAACCAGCTTCTGAGGAAACATTTCACCGAGGTCAAGCGGATCATCGATATTCCCAACCTCATCGAGATACAGAAAAATTCCTATAAGCGTTTCCTCCAGGCGGAGCTGCCTCCTTCGGCTCGCCGGAATATCGGCCTTGAAGCCGTCTTTCGCTCCGTTTTTCCCATCCGTGATTTCAGCGAAACCTGTTCGCTTGAATATGTGTCCTACGGACTCGGCACTCCCAAGTACGACGTGGAGGAGTGTCACCAGCGCGGCATGACCTTCGCCGCACCCATGAAAGTCAAGGTTCGTCTGGTGTCCTGGGATTCCGACAAGGATTCGGGTGTCCAGTCGATTCGCGATATCAAGGAGCAAGAGGTCTACTTCGGGGAAATTCCCCTGATGACCGACAACGGCACCTTCATCATCAACGGGACTGAAAGGGTCATCGTCAGCCAGCTGCACCGCTCTCCCGGTGTGTTTTTCGATCACGATAAGGGCAAGACCCACGCCAGCGGCAAGATTCTCTACAACGCCCGGGTCATTCCATATCGCGGTTCCTGGCTCGATTTTGACTTTGATCATAAAGACATCCTCTGGGTTCGCATCGACCGGCGCCGCAAGTTGCCGGCGACGGTGCTGCTCAAGGCGCTGGGCTACAGCGCCGAGGAATTGCTCAATTATTACTACGATGTCGAGGACATCCTCTGGGACGGCGAGGGCTACAAGAAGCGGGTGAACATCAACCTGCTGCTCGGCCAGCGCGCCGACCGCGACGTCGTCGACGCCGCGGGCGAGGTCATCGTGCGGGAAAACCGCAAATTCACCAAGGCCGCCGTGCGCAAGATCGCCGAGGCGGGTATCGAGCACATTCCGGTGAACGAAGAGAGCGTTCTCGGCAAGATCGCCTCCACGGATATCGTCGATGCTTCCACCGGCGAAGTGATCGTCGAGTGCAACGAGGAATTGACCGCGCCGCGGTTGGATGAGCTGCGCAAGCGCGGCATCAACGAATTCCAGATTCTCTTCATCGACAATCTCTACGTTGGTCCCTATCTGCGCGAAACGCTGCTGGTCGACAAGGTGGCGGGCAGCGAGGAGGCGATCGTCGAGATTTTCCGGCGTTTGCGGCCCGGCGATCCGCCCACGGCGAAAAGCGCCACGGCGCTCTTCGACAGCCTCTTTTTCAATCCCGAGCGCTACGATCTCTCCACGGTGGGGCGTCTCAAGCTCAATTACAAGCTGGGTCTTGACACGCCGCTGGAGCACACCACCCTGACCAAAGAAGATATCCTGGAAGTGGTGCGCTACCTCATCGATCTGCGCAACGGCAAGGGCGCCATCGACGACATCGATCATCTCGGCAACCGCCGGGTGCGTACCGTCGGGGAACTGCTGGAAAATCAGTATCGCATCGGGCTGGTGCGCATGGAGCGCGCCATCAAGGAGCGCATGAGCCTGCAGGATGTCGACAGCCTCATGCCTCATGATCTGGTCAACTCCAAGCCGGTTTCGGCGGTGGTCAAGGAATTTTTCGGTTCCTCTCAGCTGTCCCAATTCATGGATCAGACCAATCCGCTCTCCGAGATCACGCATAAGCGGCGTCTCTCGGCCCTCGGACCCGGCGGTCTGACCCGCGAGCGCGCAGGCTTCGAGGTGCGCGACGTGCATCCGACCCATTATGGTCGGGTGTGTCCCATCGAGACGCCCGAGGGTCCCAACATCGGCCTGATCGCCTCGCTCTCCACCTACGCGCGCATCAACGAATACGGTTTCGTCGAGACTCCCTACCGCATCGTGCGTGACGGTCAGGTGACCAGTGAAATTAAATATTTCAGCGCCCTGGAAGAAGAGAACCACGCCATCGCCCAGGCCAACGCCGCGCTTACCGAGGACAATCGTTTTCAGAACGAGCTGGTGACGGCGCGCAAGAACGGCGAGTTCATCATGGCCAACCGCGAGGATATCGAGCTGATGGACGTTTCGCCCAAGCAGCTGGTGTCCGTCGCCGCGTCCCTGATTCCCTTCCTTGAAAACGACGACGCCAACCGCGCGCTCATGGGTTCCAACATGCAGCGCCAGGCCGTGCCCCTGCTGCGCGCCGACGCGCCCCTGGTTGGTACCGGCATGGAGCGCATCGTCGCCCACGACTCGGGCGCCGCCGTGGTGGCGCGCCACGACGGGGTGGTGGAAAGCGTCGACGCGGCGCGTATCGTCGTCAAGATCGACGAGAAGGAAGTCGATGAAACCGGCACCGGGGTGGACATCTACAATCTGATCAAGTTCGCCCGGTCCAACCAGAACACCTGTCTCAACCAAAAGCCCATCGTCAAGGTCGGCGATCGGGTCAAGCGCGGCGACATCATCGCCGACGGGCCCTCCACCGAATGGGGCGAACTGGCCCTGGGACAAAACGTGGTGGTCGCCTTCATGCCCTGGGAAGGCTACAATTTCGAGGACTCGATTCTGATCTCCGAAAAGCTGGTCAAGGAAGATCGCTACACCTCGGTGCATATCGAGGAATTCGAGTGCGTCGCCCGCGACACCAAGCTGGGCAAGGAAGAAATCACCAACGACATTCCGAATCTGGGCGAGGATGCCCTGGCCAACCTCGATGAGAGCGGCATCATTCGCATCGGTGCCGAAGTCGGACCCGGCGATATCCTCGTCGGCAAGATCACGCCCAAGGGCGAGACCCAGCTTTCTCCCGAGGAAAAGCTGCTGCGCGCCATTTTCGGTGAAAAGGCCGGCGATGTGCGCGACACCTCCTTGCGCGTGCCGCCGGGGGTCGAGGGCGTGGTGATCGGCGCGCGCGTGTTCTCGCGCAAAGGGGCCGACAAGGACAGCCGCACCGAAATCATCGAAAAGGCGGAAATCGACAAGCTGCTCAAGGATCAGGAGGATGAGATCCGCATCATCCGCAACTCGGCGCGCGCCAAGCTGCGCAATGTCCTGGTCGGGCACGGCTCGGCGGTGACCATCACCGACGACAAAGGCAATGTGCTGCTCGGCAAGGGGGTTAAAATCAGCGAGGACGCCTTGGCGCGCATTCCGGTGTCGCGCTGGGCCGAGATCTCATTGAGTGGCGCGGATGAGGCCGAGGAGAAACTGGCCGAAATCCTGCGGCGTCTGCGCGAGCGCGAGGATCTGATTCGCGGCGTGTTCGCCGACAAGATTGAAAAGATCAAGCGGGGCGACGATCTGCCGCCGGGCGTGATCAAGATGGTCAAGGTTTATATCGCCATCAAGCGCAAACTCCAGGTCGGCGACAAGATGGCCGGCCGCCACGGCAACAAGGGCGTGCTCTCGCGGGTGCTGCCCGAGGAGGACATGCCCTACATGGCAGACGGCACGCCCGTCGAGATCGTGCTCAACCCCCTTGGCGTGCCCTCGCGCATGAACGTCGGGCAGATTCTTGAAACCCATCTGGGGCTTGCGGCGCGCGGGCTGGGTTTGCAGATTCAGGCGGCCCTCGATGAAAAATTCGGTATCGGCCAGATCAAGGAGCGCATCAAGCAGGCCTACAGCGATAAGGAAACCAGCGCCTTCATCGATCAGCTCAACGATGAGGAAACGCTTGCCCTGGCGCGGCGGCTGTCCAGGGGCGTGCCCATGGCCTCGCCGGTCTTCGAGGGGGTGCCCGAGGATCAGATCCGCGAGGTGCTGACGCGAGCCAATTGCGCCACCTCCGGGCAGATGACGCTGTACGACGGCAAGACCGGCGAAGCCTTCAAGGAGAAGGTCACCGTCGGCGTCATGTACATGCTCAAGCTCCATCACCTGGTGGACGACAAGATTCATGCCCGCAGCATCGGACCCTACAGCCTGGTCACCCAGCAGCCCTTGGGCGGCAAGGCCCAGTTCGGCGGCCAGCGCCTCGGCGAGATGGAAGTTTGGGCGATGGAGGCCTACGGAGCGGCGCACGCCCTGCAGGAATTCCTCACCGTCAAGTCCGACGACGTGGCCGGCCGCACCCGGATCTATGAATCCATCGTCAAGGGCAAGCACACGCTGGAGGCGGGCCTGCCCGAGTCCTTCAACGTGCTGATCAAGGAGTTGCAGTCGTTGTGCCTCGACGTCGAACTGCTTGAGGAAGAGGAAGACTAACCCCCCATCCTACAAGGAGGATGTGTCTTGGAAGATATCTTCAGCCTTTTTGAGCGCCCGAAGGATCCCCTGAGCTTCAATGCCATTCGGCTCTCGGTGTCCTCGCCGGACAAAATCCGTGAGCGGTCCTTCGGCGAAGTCAAAAAGCCCGAAACCATAAATTACCGCACTTTCAAGCCCGAGCGCGACGGCCTGTTCTGCGCCAAGATCTTCGGTCCGACCAAGGACTATGAGTGCAATTGCGGCAAGTACAAGCGCATGAAGCACCGCGGCATCGTCTGCGAGAAGTGCGGCGTCGAAGTGATCCCCAGCAAGGTGCGCCGCGAACGCCTCGGGCACATCGATCTGGCCTGTCCCGTCGCGCATATCTGGTTTCTCAAGTCGCTGCCCTCGCGCATCGGCACCCTGCTCGACATGACCCTCAAGGAACTCGAGAAGATCCTCTACTTCGAGGCCTACGTGGTGCTCGATGCCGGGGACACGGGCATGCAGGTCGGCCAACTGCTGACCGAGGACAAGTACCGCGAGGCCATGGAGGAGTTCGCCGGACAGTTCTCCGCCGACATGGGGGCCGAGGCGATCCGTGAGCTGTTGGCCGGTTTGGATCTGGAGACCCTGGCCGTTGAGCTGCGCCAGGAGATGCGCGAGGCCGCCAGCGAAGCCAAGCGCAAGAAGGTGGCCAAGCGCCTCAAGGTGGTCGAGGCGTTTCGCGAGAGCGGCAATCGCCCCGAGTGGATGATTCTCGAAACCATTCCCGTGCTGCCGCCCGAACTACGCCCCCTGGTGCCTCTTGACGGCGGACGTTTCGCGACCTCCGACCTCAACGATCTTTATCGTCGCGTCATCAACCGTAACAACCGGCTCAAGCGCCTCATCGAGCTGCGTGCGCCGGAAGTCATCATCCGCAATGAAAAGCGCATGCTGCAGGAATCCGTCGATGCGCTGTTCGACAACGGCCGGCGCGGGCGCGCCATCACCGGCCCCAACAAGCGGCCATTGAAGTCGCTCTCCGACATGCTCAAGGGCAAGGGTGGGCGTTTCCGCCAGAACCTGCTCGGCAAGCGCGTCGACTACTCGGGGCGCTCCGTGATCGTCGTGGGGCCCGAGCTCAAGATGCACCAGTGCGGGCTGCCGAAAAAGATGGCCCTTGAGCTGTTCAAGCCCTTCATCTACAACAAGCTCGAGGAAAAGGGCTACTGCACCACCATCAAGAGCGCCAAGAAGCTGGTGGAGAAGGAAAAGCCGGAAGTCTGGGACGTGCTCGACGAGGTGATCAAGGAACACCCCGTCATGCTCAACCGCGCGCCGACCCTGCATCGTCTCGGCATCCAGGCCTTTGAGCCGGTGCTCATCGAGGGCAAGGCGATCCAGTTGCATCCGCTGGTCTGCACCGCCTTCAACGCCGACTTCGACGGCGACCAGATGGCGGTGCATCTGCCCCTCTCCATCGAGAGTCAGCTTGAGGCGCGCGTGCTGATGATGTCGACCAACAACATCCTCTCGCCCGCCAACGGCAAGCCGATCATCGTGCCGTCCCAGGACATGGTTCTTGGGCTCTACTACATGACCCGCGAGCGTGCCTTCGCCAAGGGCGAGGGACGGCTCTTCGGCAGCCCCGACGAGGTGCGCATCGCCTATGACGCGGGCGAGGCCGACCTGCAGGCGCGCATCAGGGTGCGTCTGGCCAAACGTCCCGGTGAGAAGCCGCAGATCGTGGAAACCACCGTCGGTCGCGTGCTGTTGTTTGAAGTGGTGCCTCAAGGGATCGGTTTCGACGCCATCAACCGCGTGCTCGGCAAAAAGCAGGTGGGTGAGCTCATCGATATTTGCTTCCGCGTGTGCGGCAACAAGGATACGGTGCTTCTCGCCGATCGGCTCAAGGAGACCGGTTATCGCTTCTCGACCCTTGCCGGGGTGTCCATCTGTCTCGACGACATGGTGATTCCGACCACCAAGGAAGAGCGGATCGCCAAGGCCGTCGAGGAAGTCAAGGAAATCCAGCAGCAGTACACCGAAGGCTTGATCACCGACGGCGAGCGCTACAACAAGGTCATCGACATCTGGGCCAAGTGCACCGAGGATATCGCCCAGACCATGCTCAGCAACCTCTCCGTCGACGTTCTCACCTCCGAGGAGGGCGAAACGGTCAAGGTGCCTTCCTTCAACGCCATTCACATGATGGCCGATTCGGGAGCGCGCGGCAGCGCCCAGCAGATCCGTCAGCTGGCCGGGATGCGCGGTCTGATGGCCAAGCCTTCCGGAGAGATCATCGAGACGCCGATCACCGCCAATTTCCGTGAGGGTCTCACGGTGCTGCAGTACTTCATCTCGACCCACGGCGCGCGCAAGGGTCTCGCCGACACCGCGCTCAAGACCGCCAACTCGGGGTATCTCACCCGCCGCCTGGTCGACGTCGCCCAGGACGCCATCATCACCGAGGAAGATTGCGGCACCATGGATGGGATCTCCATCGCTTCGCTCACCGAGGGCGGGGAGATCATCGAGCCCTTGGGCGATCGCATCCTCGGCCGCGTGGCCCTGGAAGACATTCTGGATCCCATGACCGGCGAGGTGCTGGTCGAGGCCAACTGCGAAATCGACGAAAGCCTGGTGGAAAAGATCGAGGGCGCCGGTCTGGAAAAGATCAAGATCCGCTCGGTGCTCACCTGCCAGAGTCGGCGCGGCATCTGCGCCCTGTGCTACGGTCGCGACCTGGCGCGCGGTCACATGGTCAATCTCGGCGAGGCGATCGGCGTCATCGCCGCTCAATCCATCGGTGAGCCGGGCACCCAGCTCACCATGCGGACCTTTCACATCGGCGGCACCGCATCGCGGCGCGCCGAGCAGACCACGCTGGAGGCGCGCTTCGAGGGAACTCTCAAGTTCATCAAGCTCACCACGGTTGTCGACGAACAGGGCCACCACGTGGTCATGAACCGCAACGGCGAGGTCGCGGTGGTCGATGAGACCGGTCGCGAGCGCGAGCGCTACGGGGTCGTGTACGGCGCCAAACTGCAAATCGCCGAAGGCGGAGCGGTCAAGCCCGGCGCCCTGCTGGCCGAGTGGGATCCCTATACCATTCCGATTCTTACGGAAATGGACGGGCGCGTGCGCTATGGCGACCTGATCGAAGGGGTCACCATGGAAGAGCAACTCGACGAGGTGACCGGTCTGTCGCGAAAGGTCATCATCGAGTCCAAGGACCCCGACAAGCGGCCGCGCATCACCCTCAAGGACGAGACCGGCAAGACGCTCAAGATGCCCAACGGTGCTCCGGCGCGTTACATGCTGCCGCAGGGCGCGGTGATCGTGGTGGCCGATGACACGGTGGTCAGGGCCGGCAATATTTTGGCCAAGATCCCCCGCGAGACCACCAAGACCAAGGACATCACCGGCGGTCTGCCCCGTGTCGCCGAGCTCTTCGAGGCGCGCAAACCCAAGGAATTCGCCATCATTTCCGAGATCGACGGGGTGGTGGCCTTCGGCAAGGACTCCAAGGGCAAACGCAAGGTCATCGTCACCCCCGAATTCGGCGAGCCCAAGGAATACCTGATTCCCAAGGGTAAGCATATCAGTGTGCATGAGGGCGACCACGTGCGCGCCGGCGAATTGCTCATGGATGGGTCTTCCAACCCCCATGACATTCTGCGGGTTCTGGGCGAGAAGGAACTGGCCAAGTATCTGGTGGACGAAGTGCAGGAGGTGTATCGCCTGCAGGGTGTGAAGATCAACGACAAGCACATTGAAACCATCGTGCGCCAGATGCTGCGCCGCATTCGCATCAAGGAAGTCGGCGACACCAATTTCCTGCTCGACGATCAGGTCGATCGCTACGAGTTCGAGGAGCAAAACAGCAAGGCGCTGGCCGAAGGCAGGGCTCCGGCCGTGGGTGAGCCGCTCATGCTCGGCATCACCAAGGCGTCGCTGTCCACCGAATCCTTCATCTCGGCCGCTTCTTTCCAGGAGACCACCAAGGTCCTTACCCAGGCGGCCATCGAGGGTAAGATCGATTATCTGCGCGGCCTGAAGGAAAACGTCATCATGGGCCGCCTGATCCCGGCAGGCACCGGGGTCTCAAAATATCGCGCCGCCAAGCTGCTCATCGAGGAACCCATCGAGGTCGAGGAAGTCTTTGAAATCGACGAGGTGGATGATGCCGGCGAGGAGGAAGTCCTCGGCGAATAACACTGGGTGCCGCAAGAACTGGTTTTGTCTGACGGCCCTCTGTGGAGGGCCGTTTTTTTCCCCCAGGAAATTTTCCAAGGCTTT from Geoalkalibacter sp. includes:
- the rplA gene encoding 50S ribosomal protein L1, with protein sequence MANGKKLKEAKARIDRTQVYGLDEALRLVKETAWAKFDETVDVAVKLGVDPRKADQMVRGAVVLPNGLGKDVRVLVFAKGEKVQEARDAGADFVGAEDLVAKIQEGWFDFDTAIATPDMMGLVGKIGRLLGPRGLMPNPKVGTVTLDVGRAVRESKSGKVEYRVEKAGIIHAPVGKVSFDVQKLSENVLSLVDALVKAKPATSKGAYLRKISVSSTMGPGVNVDVPAVQALVK
- the rplJ gene encoding 50S ribosomal protein L10, which gives rise to MNRSSKEQMVAELVDQLAGAKAAFLADYRGLNVEKVNQLRTELRKAGAEYRVVKNTLLRLAAKGTTVECLDAELAGPTALTLVSGDPVAPAKVLSEFAKSNDKFQLKAGALEGKRLSVEEIKALAELPSREVLLGRLLGTLNAPVGNFVGVLAAVPRSLVQALAAIQDKKAA
- the rplL gene encoding 50S ribosomal protein L7/L12; translation: MAEITKEQVISFIENMSVLELAGLVKELEEKFGVSAAAPVAVAAAPAAAAAPVEEKDEFDVILASAGDKKINVIKVVRAITGLGLKEAKDLVEGAPQPVKQGVSKNEAADLKKQLEESGATVELK
- the rpoB gene encoding DNA-directed RNA polymerase subunit beta; protein product: MAYSIANNQLLRKHFTEVKRIIDIPNLIEIQKNSYKRFLQAELPPSARRNIGLEAVFRSVFPIRDFSETCSLEYVSYGLGTPKYDVEECHQRGMTFAAPMKVKVRLVSWDSDKDSGVQSIRDIKEQEVYFGEIPLMTDNGTFIINGTERVIVSQLHRSPGVFFDHDKGKTHASGKILYNARVIPYRGSWLDFDFDHKDILWVRIDRRRKLPATVLLKALGYSAEELLNYYYDVEDILWDGEGYKKRVNINLLLGQRADRDVVDAAGEVIVRENRKFTKAAVRKIAEAGIEHIPVNEESVLGKIASTDIVDASTGEVIVECNEELTAPRLDELRKRGINEFQILFIDNLYVGPYLRETLLVDKVAGSEEAIVEIFRRLRPGDPPTAKSATALFDSLFFNPERYDLSTVGRLKLNYKLGLDTPLEHTTLTKEDILEVVRYLIDLRNGKGAIDDIDHLGNRRVRTVGELLENQYRIGLVRMERAIKERMSLQDVDSLMPHDLVNSKPVSAVVKEFFGSSQLSQFMDQTNPLSEITHKRRLSALGPGGLTRERAGFEVRDVHPTHYGRVCPIETPEGPNIGLIASLSTYARINEYGFVETPYRIVRDGQVTSEIKYFSALEEENHAIAQANAALTEDNRFQNELVTARKNGEFIMANREDIELMDVSPKQLVSVAASLIPFLENDDANRALMGSNMQRQAVPLLRADAPLVGTGMERIVAHDSGAAVVARHDGVVESVDAARIVVKIDEKEVDETGTGVDIYNLIKFARSNQNTCLNQKPIVKVGDRVKRGDIIADGPSTEWGELALGQNVVVAFMPWEGYNFEDSILISEKLVKEDRYTSVHIEEFECVARDTKLGKEEITNDIPNLGEDALANLDESGIIRIGAEVGPGDILVGKITPKGETQLSPEEKLLRAIFGEKAGDVRDTSLRVPPGVEGVVIGARVFSRKGADKDSRTEIIEKAEIDKLLKDQEDEIRIIRNSARAKLRNVLVGHGSAVTITDDKGNVLLGKGVKISEDALARIPVSRWAEISLSGADEAEEKLAEILRRLREREDLIRGVFADKIEKIKRGDDLPPGVIKMVKVYIAIKRKLQVGDKMAGRHGNKGVLSRVLPEEDMPYMADGTPVEIVLNPLGVPSRMNVGQILETHLGLAARGLGLQIQAALDEKFGIGQIKERIKQAYSDKETSAFIDQLNDEETLALARRLSRGVPMASPVFEGVPEDQIREVLTRANCATSGQMTLYDGKTGEAFKEKVTVGVMYMLKLHHLVDDKIHARSIGPYSLVTQQPLGGKAQFGGQRLGEMEVWAMEAYGAAHALQEFLTVKSDDVAGRTRIYESIVKGKHTLEAGLPESFNVLIKELQSLCLDVELLEEEED
- the rpoC gene encoding DNA-directed RNA polymerase subunit beta' produces the protein MEDIFSLFERPKDPLSFNAIRLSVSSPDKIRERSFGEVKKPETINYRTFKPERDGLFCAKIFGPTKDYECNCGKYKRMKHRGIVCEKCGVEVIPSKVRRERLGHIDLACPVAHIWFLKSLPSRIGTLLDMTLKELEKILYFEAYVVLDAGDTGMQVGQLLTEDKYREAMEEFAGQFSADMGAEAIRELLAGLDLETLAVELRQEMREAASEAKRKKVAKRLKVVEAFRESGNRPEWMILETIPVLPPELRPLVPLDGGRFATSDLNDLYRRVINRNNRLKRLIELRAPEVIIRNEKRMLQESVDALFDNGRRGRAITGPNKRPLKSLSDMLKGKGGRFRQNLLGKRVDYSGRSVIVVGPELKMHQCGLPKKMALELFKPFIYNKLEEKGYCTTIKSAKKLVEKEKPEVWDVLDEVIKEHPVMLNRAPTLHRLGIQAFEPVLIEGKAIQLHPLVCTAFNADFDGDQMAVHLPLSIESQLEARVLMMSTNNILSPANGKPIIVPSQDMVLGLYYMTRERAFAKGEGRLFGSPDEVRIAYDAGEADLQARIRVRLAKRPGEKPQIVETTVGRVLLFEVVPQGIGFDAINRVLGKKQVGELIDICFRVCGNKDTVLLADRLKETGYRFSTLAGVSICLDDMVIPTTKEERIAKAVEEVKEIQQQYTEGLITDGERYNKVIDIWAKCTEDIAQTMLSNLSVDVLTSEEGETVKVPSFNAIHMMADSGARGSAQQIRQLAGMRGLMAKPSGEIIETPITANFREGLTVLQYFISTHGARKGLADTALKTANSGYLTRRLVDVAQDAIITEEDCGTMDGISIASLTEGGEIIEPLGDRILGRVALEDILDPMTGEVLVEANCEIDESLVEKIEGAGLEKIKIRSVLTCQSRRGICALCYGRDLARGHMVNLGEAIGVIAAQSIGEPGTQLTMRTFHIGGTASRRAEQTTLEARFEGTLKFIKLTTVVDEQGHHVVMNRNGEVAVVDETGRERERYGVVYGAKLQIAEGGAVKPGALLAEWDPYTIPILTEMDGRVRYGDLIEGVTMEEQLDEVTGLSRKVIIESKDPDKRPRITLKDETGKTLKMPNGAPARYMLPQGAVIVVADDTVVRAGNILAKIPRETTKTKDITGGLPRVAELFEARKPKEFAIISEIDGVVAFGKDSKGKRKVIVTPEFGEPKEYLIPKGKHISVHEGDHVRAGELLMDGSSNPHDILRVLGEKELAKYLVDEVQEVYRLQGVKINDKHIETIVRQMLRRIRIKEVGDTNFLLDDQVDRYEFEEQNSKALAEGRAPAVGEPLMLGITKASLSTESFISAASFQETTKVLTQAAIEGKIDYLRGLKENVIMGRLIPAGTGVSKYRAAKLLIEEPIEVEEVFEIDEVDDAGEEEVLGE